From the genome of Pseudostreptobacillus hongkongensis, one region includes:
- a CDS encoding C40 family peptidase, translating into MKKLLIIFILGYINFSSGIEFKTRNNNFRNNEKTIKEKIAEEIEIRKEIEKDINKNTSSKNNNIKKIIILKKAKNLLGKKYVWGAKVGDYNNFDCSSFVKALYKEVGINLPRVSRDQSKIGQKISLNNLETGDLIFFHTLGNYVSHVGIYIGNNKFMHASSKAGKTIVSDFSGYYREKAVFGTRLGI; encoded by the coding sequence ATGAAGAAGTTACTAATAATATTTATATTAGGGTATATAAATTTTTCTTCAGGAATTGAATTCAAAACTAGAAATAACAATTTTAGAAATAATGAAAAAACAATAAAAGAAAAGATTGCTGAAGAAATAGAAATCAGAAAAGAAATAGAAAAAGATATAAATAAAAATACTAGTTCTAAAAATAATAATATAAAAAAAATAATAATACTTAAAAAAGCTAAAAATCTGTTAGGGAAAAAATATGTTTGGGGGGCAAAAGTAGGAGATTATAACAATTTTGATTGTTCATCATTTGTTAAAGCCTTATATAAAGAAGTAGGTATAAATTTACCTAGAGTATCAAGAGATCAATCAAAAATAGGGCAGAAAATATCATTAAATAATCTCGAAACAGGAGATTTAATATTTTTTCATACATTAGGAAATTATGTTAGCCATGTTGGTATATATATAGGGAATAATAAGTTTATGCACGCTTCTAGTAAAGCGGGTAAAACAATTGTAAGTGATTTTTCTGGATATTATAGAGAGAAAGCAGTTTTTGGAACAAGGTTAGGGATATAG
- the topB gene encoding DNA topoisomerase III, translating to MKLIIAEKPELARAIAEAIPGTKNKKDGYIEVEEYCVTWAAGHLLKLYDPQDYDEKYKKWDLSDLPINFENWKKKIIDGKGKLVNNIKKLIKDADEVINAGDPDDEGQLLIDEIIQYLNYKGKVSRILINDNNTESIKKAFTKIESNEKYKSLGVAAEARSIADLLVGINLTRFFTLYNNTGNVLSIGRVQTPTLAMVVNRDNEIKNHIKEKYYELFLNTNVENNDINLKYKQDKDIEKVLDKSILENIIIKLDNKNGKLEISKKVVEESTPLPFNLANLQIEANKKYGYSAQKTQDITQSLREKHKAITYNRSDCEYLSEEHFKEAPKLLPIVIKNLEVNIKVNYSEENKSRAFNDKNITAHHGIIPTLNGDISSFNKEEKNIYELIAKRYVIQFMTKKKVEKTEGILNVEDNIFKATSSKILDKGYSVIYSEDKEENDEMTGLSNIKEGIYNIETKKEDYKIEERESQPKKAYTEATLLKDMTSISKYVKDPKIKEILLKKDKDKKGESGSIGTPATRASIIEGLFKKGYLEYQGKNIKSTALAIEYLKTLPEELKAADMTALWYVIQEDIKDGKVGKEALIKYVLDDINRIISMDHKKIDNSFSTNKNPKDLKEGEVLEIKSEKGTYYKGYFEGKVRNIPSEYKYFDNILKITKSKAEKLFKGNFVEFDLKYKEKEYKQKMKLVINGDYLNLAKAY from the coding sequence ATGAAATTAATAATAGCAGAAAAACCAGAATTAGCAAGAGCCATAGCAGAAGCTATTCCTGGAACAAAAAATAAAAAAGATGGATATATAGAAGTAGAAGAATATTGTGTTACGTGGGCAGCGGGTCATTTACTTAAACTATATGATCCACAAGATTATGATGAAAAATATAAAAAATGGGATTTATCAGATTTACCTATTAATTTTGAAAATTGGAAAAAGAAAATTATTGATGGTAAAGGTAAATTAGTGAATAATATAAAAAAATTAATCAAAGATGCAGATGAAGTTATAAATGCTGGTGATCCTGATGATGAGGGTCAACTTTTAATTGATGAAATAATACAATACTTAAACTATAAAGGTAAAGTATCAAGAATACTTATAAATGATAATAATACTGAATCTATAAAGAAAGCATTTACAAAAATTGAATCTAATGAAAAGTATAAGTCATTAGGTGTTGCTGCCGAAGCAAGATCTATAGCAGATTTATTAGTAGGAATTAATTTAACAAGATTTTTTACTTTGTATAATAATACAGGGAATGTATTATCAATTGGTAGAGTACAAACTCCAACACTTGCTATGGTTGTTAATAGAGATAATGAAATAAAAAATCATATTAAAGAAAAATATTATGAACTATTTTTAAATACAAATGTTGAAAATAATGATATAAATTTAAAATACAAACAAGATAAAGATATAGAAAAGGTACTAGATAAATCTATTTTAGAAAATATAATAATCAAATTAGATAATAAAAATGGTAAATTAGAAATTAGTAAAAAAGTGGTTGAAGAATCAACACCTTTACCTTTTAATTTAGCAAATTTACAAATAGAAGCTAATAAAAAGTATGGTTATTCAGCACAAAAAACACAAGATATTACTCAAAGTTTAAGAGAAAAGCATAAAGCAATTACGTATAATAGATCTGATTGTGAATATTTATCTGAAGAACATTTTAAAGAAGCACCCAAACTATTACCGATTGTCATTAAAAACTTAGAGGTAAATATTAAAGTAAATTATAGTGAAGAAAATAAATCAAGAGCATTTAATGATAAAAATATTACGGCACATCATGGTATAATTCCTACTTTAAATGGAGATATTTCATCTTTTAATAAAGAAGAAAAGAATATATATGAATTAATTGCTAAAAGATATGTTATTCAATTTATGACAAAGAAAAAGGTTGAAAAAACTGAAGGAATATTAAATGTTGAAGATAATATATTTAAAGCTACATCTTCTAAAATTTTAGATAAAGGATATTCTGTTATTTATTCTGAAGATAAAGAAGAAAATGATGAAATGACCGGTTTATCAAATATTAAAGAAGGAATATACAATATTGAAACTAAAAAAGAAGATTATAAAATAGAAGAAAGAGAATCACAACCTAAAAAAGCATATACAGAAGCAACTCTTTTAAAGGATATGACAAGTATATCTAAATATGTAAAAGATCCTAAAATAAAGGAAATATTATTGAAGAAGGATAAGGATAAAAAAGGTGAAAGTGGTTCTATAGGGACACCAGCAACAAGGGCATCAATAATTGAAGGATTATTTAAAAAAGGTTACTTAGAATATCAAGGTAAAAATATTAAATCTACAGCACTTGCGATAGAGTATTTAAAAACATTACCTGAAGAACTTAAAGCAGCTGATATGACAGCATTGTGGTATGTTATACAAGAAGATATAAAAGATGGAAAAGTAGGGAAAGAAGCATTAATTAAGTATGTTTTAGATGATATAAATAGAATTATATCAATGGATCATAAAAAAATTGATAATAGTTTCTCGACTAATAAAAATCCTAAAGATTTAAAAGAAGGAGAAGTATTAGAAATTAAAAGTGAAAAAGGTACTTATTATAAAGGTTATTTTGAGGGAAAAGTAAGAAATATACCATCAGAGTATAAATACTTTGATAATATTTTAAAAATAACGAAATCTAAAGCAGAAAAATTATTTAAAGGAAATTTTGTTGAATTTGATTTGAAATATAAAGAAAAAGAGTATAAACAAAAAATGAAATTAGTAATAAATGGAGATTATTTAAACCTTGCAAAAGCCTATTAA
- a CDS encoding toprim domain-containing protein yields the protein MQEQEVYNTNRKNINLKDFLEYLGYDVIPHGRGRHKLREHDSLIIQGSRFFWNSKNLNGNYFELLKALEGYDKEQIFDITQNFLDDIYEEKYIPSENIKAIDKEQNKERYQPAKYKKNEKIFEYLVDKRKINRNIVEGLINSDLIYMDNFNNINFYIKDKNGNKLKDENGYYATDVVGTGIKFKRNTSTHYGFNMSTNKNDENIEKLYIFESTIDMLSFVDLKNSIENVSWDKNIRLLSLSGLRKDILENYLDDNIKNLYVCLDNDEAGENTFNKIKENYSNVKIHRLRSFNKDWNEDLQNLNKNIDVDKIKNNFKGEINMSKKNKKEVENEVVENEVGVNVEENIEVEKKSTIQVIAEAKEKLIDKMISNINEGKIWDENSSIKVFTPTNALTGREYEGFNRFAIAMYLTESKIIDNRILTQSQIKANDLYVVKGSENAKVSYKDNDNNKLSYRNIYSVTKVYAHDKENDIKNSFVNTLRDKKEVKDIIEDIKKASGIKVFENSSDKAFYSSKDNYISIPNMENCKNENEYLDNLLHATIRSSAKECNRFVNKDTFIKEELITEYSKLIIESELGIDLRKDSTTFEKNKENIQEWISNIDKDLVNRVMGSVMIESSKAAEYVIDKYKEVVKAKENTNDIKESSWDNRKKDSEMER from the coding sequence ATGCAAGAACAAGAAGTATATAACACTAATAGGAAAAATATAAATTTAAAAGATTTTTTGGAATATTTAGGATATGATGTTATTCCTCATGGTAGAGGAAGACATAAACTTAGAGAACATGATAGTTTAATAATACAAGGTAGTAGATTTTTTTGGAATTCTAAAAATTTAAATGGTAACTATTTTGAGTTATTAAAAGCATTAGAAGGTTACGATAAAGAGCAAATATTTGATATAACTCAAAATTTTTTAGACGATATTTATGAAGAAAAATACATACCTAGTGAAAATATTAAAGCCATAGATAAAGAACAAAATAAAGAAAGATATCAACCAGCAAAGTATAAAAAAAATGAAAAAATTTTTGAATATTTAGTTGATAAAAGAAAAATTAATAGAAATATAGTAGAAGGTCTTATAAACAGTGATTTAATTTATATGGATAATTTTAATAATATAAATTTTTATATTAAAGATAAAAATGGTAATAAATTAAAAGATGAGAATGGATATTATGCAACAGATGTAGTAGGGACTGGTATTAAATTTAAAAGAAATACATCAACTCATTATGGATTTAATATGTCTACAAATAAAAATGATGAAAATATTGAAAAACTATATATATTTGAATCTACAATAGATATGCTATCTTTTGTTGACTTGAAAAATAGTATAGAAAATGTATCCTGGGATAAAAATATTAGATTGTTATCATTATCTGGACTACGAAAAGATATATTAGAAAATTATTTGGACGATAATATAAAAAATTTATATGTATGTCTAGATAATGATGAAGCAGGAGAAAATACATTTAATAAAATTAAAGAAAATTATTCAAATGTCAAAATTCATAGATTAAGGTCTTTTAATAAAGATTGGAATGAAGATTTACAAAATTTAAATAAAAATATTGATGTAGATAAAATAAAAAACAATTTTAAAGGAGAGATTAATATGTCAAAAAAGAATAAAAAAGAAGTTGAAAATGAAGTAGTAGAAAATGAAGTTGGAGTAAATGTTGAGGAAAATATTGAAGTTGAAAAAAAGAGTACAATACAAGTTATTGCAGAAGCTAAAGAAAAATTAATAGATAAAATGATCTCTAATATTAATGAAGGTAAAATTTGGGATGAAAACAGTAGTATTAAAGTTTTTACTCCAACAAATGCTTTAACTGGTAGAGAATATGAGGGGTTTAACAGATTTGCTATTGCAATGTATTTAACTGAAAGTAAAATAATAGATAATAGAATTTTAACTCAATCACAGATTAAAGCAAATGATCTGTATGTTGTTAAAGGAAGTGAAAATGCTAAGGTAAGTTATAAAGATAATGATAATAATAAATTATCTTATAGAAATATTTATAGTGTTACAAAAGTATATGCACATGATAAAGAAAATGATATTAAAAATTCATTTGTTAATACTTTGCGTGATAAAAAAGAGGTTAAAGATATTATTGAAGATATAAAAAAAGCATCGGGAATTAAAGTTTTTGAAAATAGTTCTGATAAAGCATTTTATTCAAGCAAGGATAATTATATTTCAATACCTAATATGGAAAATTGTAAGAATGAAAATGAATATTTAGATAATTTATTACATGCAACAATTAGATCAAGTGCAAAAGAATGTAATAGATTTGTAAATAAGGATACTTTTATTAAAGAAGAGCTAATAACTGAGTATTCAAAATTAATTATTGAATCTGAATTAGGAATAGATTTAAGAAAAGATTCAACAACTTTTGAAAAGAATAAAGAAAATATACAAGAATGGATTTCAAATATTGATAAGGATTTAGTAAATAGAGTTATGGGAAGTGTGATGATAGAATCAAGTAAAGCAGCTGAATATGTAATAGATAAATATAAAGAAGTAGTTAAAGCTAAAGAAAATACTAATGACATAAAAGAAAGCTCTTGGGATAATAGAAAAAAAGATTCTGAAATGGAAAGATAA
- the traD gene encoding conjugal transfer protein TraD — MKRLEKVRTRKERASHLIKLGIIFELLGIDEEDHEVLLGFLLSYLSIKADEKEKYKKMGILFKEKRIDILRNRNKGEINNE; from the coding sequence TTGAAGAGATTAGAAAAGGTAAGAACTAGAAAAGAAAGAGCTAGTCATTTAATAAAATTAGGAATTATATTTGAACTTTTAGGAATAGATGAAGAAGATCATGAGGTATTGTTAGGGTTTTTATTAAGTTATTTATCTATAAAAGCAGATGAGAAAGAAAAATATAAAAAAATGGGGATATTATTTAAAGAAAAAAGAATAGATATATTGAGAAATAGAAATAAAGGAGAAATTAATAATGAGTAA
- a CDS encoding zincin-like metallopeptidase domain-containing protein encodes MKAIEIINKNREMLVSKLIDNIENSDYIWQREWNLDGLSVNNPITETKYRGINKFLLGMYVSDNELDDNRFMTFNQIKDKGYKLKEGSKSLQVEYWELKEYKVENLEFDENSNENSKESIKKVPIAKYYNVFSAKDIEGIPELEKKEYIKDEYTELIEDIKKASGIEIKEARQENAYYNARDHYIVMPPRENFNNEKAYLDTLLHEISHSTSKDLNREVTGNNKDSKYAKEELIAELAKIQIEAELGIDLREDNVTYKNTQAYIQGWSKALPEKEKTYIFSEVIKESGKAADLFIDKYLEYMKIKNIDLEKEDGDKLYKEELYMHSKANSSWNNKRKDTEMER; translated from the coding sequence ATGAAAGCAATAGAGATTATAAATAAAAATAGAGAAATGTTAGTTTCAAAATTAATTGATAATATAGAAAATTCTGATTATATATGGCAAAGAGAATGGAATTTAGATGGATTAAGTGTAAATAATCCAATAACAGAAACTAAATATCGTGGAATTAATAAATTTCTTTTAGGAATGTACGTTTCTGATAATGAATTAGATGATAATAGATTTATGACATTTAATCAAATTAAAGATAAAGGATACAAATTAAAAGAAGGATCAAAATCTTTACAAGTTGAATATTGGGAATTAAAAGAATATAAAGTTGAAAATTTAGAATTTGATGAAAACTCAAATGAAAATAGTAAGGAAAGTATTAAGAAAGTACCGATAGCAAAATACTATAATGTATTCTCTGCTAAAGATATTGAAGGAATACCTGAATTAGAAAAGAAAGAGTACATAAAAGATGAATATACAGAATTAATAGAAGATATAAAAAAAGCATCTGGAATTGAAATTAAAGAAGCTAGACAAGAAAATGCTTACTATAACGCTAGAGATCATTATATTGTTATGCCACCAAGAGAGAATTTCAATAATGAAAAAGCATATTTAGATACCTTATTACATGAAATATCTCACTCAACAAGTAAAGATTTAAATAGAGAAGTAACTGGAAATAATAAAGATTCTAAATATGCAAAAGAAGAATTAATAGCTGAATTAGCTAAAATTCAAATAGAAGCTGAATTAGGAATTGATTTAAGAGAAGATAATGTAACATATAAAAATACACAAGCATATATTCAAGGTTGGAGTAAAGCATTACCTGAAAAAGAAAAAACATATATATTTAGTGAAGTTATTAAAGAATCAGGTAAAGCAGCTGATTTATTTATAGATAAATATCTTGAATATATGAAAATTAAAAATATTGATTTGGAAAAAGAAGATGGAGATAAACTATATAAAGAGGAGTTATATATGCATAGTAAAGCTAATAGCTCTTGGAATAATAAAAGGAAAGATACTGAAATGGAAAGATAG
- a CDS encoding Fic family protein has product MKKLELYREFLKSKRPIDEMVLKKIEENLKAKFIYNSNGIEGNTLSLMETNLIIEHGVTIKGKSLKEHLEVKGQEYALNFLSEVMKEKEKISLRMMREFNSLVMVNGGGTFKKVPNEIVGANFKTSPPNLVEEHLSKLIEDFYNSNEDIIKKVAIFHADFEKIHPFPDGNGRTGRLLMNLELMKEGFPITIIKKEDREDYYNALEKAHSNDEYEDIISFIENNVEKSFEFYFEHITNNWEQEIRYIEKEKKKDDFER; this is encoded by the coding sequence ATGAAAAAGTTAGAATTATATAGAGAGTTTTTGAAAAGTAAAAGACCAATAGATGAAATGGTTTTAAAAAAAATAGAAGAAAATTTAAAAGCTAAATTCATATATAATAGTAATGGAATAGAAGGAAATACACTAAGTTTGATGGAAACAAATTTAATAATCGAACATGGCGTAACAATAAAAGGAAAATCTCTAAAAGAACATTTAGAAGTAAAAGGACAAGAGTATGCTTTAAACTTCTTGTCAGAAGTTATGAAAGAAAAAGAAAAAATATCTTTGAGAATGATGCGAGAATTTAATAGCTTAGTAATGGTTAATGGTGGTGGAACATTTAAAAAAGTACCAAATGAAATAGTAGGGGCTAATTTTAAAACCTCTCCACCTAATTTAGTAGAAGAACACTTAAGTAAGTTAATAGAAGATTTTTATAACAGTAATGAAGATATAATAAAAAAAGTAGCAATATTTCATGCAGATTTTGAAAAAATTCATCCTTTTCCTGATGGAAATGGTAGAACTGGAAGACTTTTAATGAATTTGGAACTAATGAAAGAAGGGTTTCCTATAACAATAATAAAAAAAGAAGATAGAGAAGATTATTATAATGCTTTAGAAAAAGCCCATTCAAATGATGAATATGAAGATATAATAAGTTTTATAGAGAACAATGTAGAAAAATCATTTGAATTTTATTTTGAACATATTACAAATAATTGGGAACAAGAAATTAGATATATTGAAAAAGAAAAGAAAAAAGATGATTTTGAACGTTAA
- a CDS encoding S26 family signal peptidase — MTNKLKRRLDISFFVFIISFIFLMFQIKVNISESSPPGIYLANRFSKKFNVGDYIVYKSPKNYEKYADENLRGLDTIKKVYAKQGDVIYRSNNEIYINNNKTVNIVFTKIPSILTSGVIAKGDYLTLSDKNTSLDGRYYGTINEKDIKYKAYLIYRFKKNEKKEVNRKIDFGTFKFEEIRKGKN; from the coding sequence ATGACTAATAAATTAAAAAGAAGATTAGATATATCATTTTTTGTATTCATCATATCTTTTATATTTTTGATGTTTCAAATAAAAGTAAATATATCAGAGTCTAGTCCACCAGGTATATATTTAGCAAATAGATTTTCAAAAAAATTTAATGTAGGTGACTATATTGTATATAAATCACCAAAAAATTATGAAAAATATGCAGATGAAAATTTAAGAGGATTAGATACAATTAAAAAAGTTTATGCAAAGCAAGGAGATGTAATTTATAGATCAAATAATGAAATATATATTAATAACAATAAAACAGTTAATATCGTTTTTACAAAGATACCAAGTATTTTAACATCAGGAGTTATAGCTAAAGGTGATTATTTAACACTATCAGATAAAAATACATCACTTGATGGTAGATATTATGGAACTATAAATGAAAAAGATATTAAGTATAAAGCATATTTGATTTATAGATTTAAGAAAAATGAGAAAAAAGAAGTTAATAGAAAAATTGATTTTGGAACATTCAAGTTTGAAGAGATTAGAAAAGGTAAGAACTAG
- a CDS encoding transglycosylase SLT domain-containing protein — protein MKKIFIFIICIFSIFSFAEEDIGKISDMIAIVNPAEKRLAKAIKDASEKSGIPSEVLVAKFTNESGFGKKLDNSLGYVGIGQMGAAAFETGLREMGYSKETAHRLANQYNTRKDNKELGILAAAGYLKYHLDRSNGQMGAALSKYAGGAGTYNAMNTPVDETGRHYYWTRKNGKRVKEYLSNEREKEQASDLYKMNLRANILKKIKEGKPLTAADKKILTGGIPNVPINSYYSSLNALNKGISGKTPDFSPIDDEYGTYNQKAANYLADINYDWDGFATMLAGFVNEGLAKLKTTAIVLLSLCTLIQLTLDMAHGMANVNIKAIMTTLFKKLLSFSFYLVIINKIMDGSLLQLSEDIAYGVVTALTKTPGVQNIGNLWTVKEGITGVIWNDFKSLWGWSSIMPSEFGHDLVFSIIYLFMIAIVNLAIFMMMANLFKALISFQ, from the coding sequence ATGAAAAAAATTTTTATTTTTATTATATGTATATTCTCTATTTTTTCTTTTGCAGAAGAAGATATAGGAAAAATTAGTGATATGATAGCAATAGTTAATCCAGCAGAGAAAAGATTAGCAAAGGCTATAAAAGATGCTTCTGAAAAATCTGGAATTCCTTCAGAAGTACTTGTTGCAAAGTTTACCAATGAATCAGGTTTTGGGAAAAAATTAGATAATAGTTTAGGTTATGTTGGAATAGGACAGATGGGTGCTGCTGCTTTTGAAACAGGTCTACGTGAAATGGGATATAGTAAAGAAACTGCACATAGATTAGCAAATCAATATAATACAAGAAAAGATAATAAAGAATTAGGAATATTGGCTGCTGCTGGATATTTAAAATATCACCTTGATAGAAGTAATGGTCAAATGGGAGCAGCATTATCTAAATATGCAGGTGGTGCAGGGACTTATAATGCAATGAATACTCCTGTAGATGAAACAGGTAGACATTATTATTGGACTAGAAAAAATGGAAAGAGAGTAAAAGAATATTTATCAAATGAAAGAGAAAAAGAACAAGCAAGCGATTTATATAAAATGAATTTGAGAGCAAATATTCTTAAAAAAATTAAAGAAGGAAAACCTTTAACTGCTGCTGATAAAAAAATATTAACAGGTGGTATTCCTAATGTTCCAATAAATTCATATTATTCTTCATTAAATGCATTAAATAAGGGAATATCTGGTAAAACTCCTGATTTTTCACCTATAGATGATGAATATGGAACATATAATCAAAAAGCAGCTAACTATTTAGCTGATATTAATTATGATTGGGATGGATTTGCTACAATGCTTGCTGGATTTGTAAATGAAGGGTTAGCAAAACTTAAAACAACAGCAATAGTATTATTATCACTTTGTACATTAATACAGCTTACACTTGATATGGCTCATGGAATGGCTAATGTAAATATTAAAGCTATAATGACTACTTTATTTAAAAAATTATTATCATTCAGTTTTTATTTAGTAATTATTAATAAAATAATGGATGGTTCTCTATTACAATTATCTGAAGATATTGCTTATGGTGTAGTTACAGCATTAACTAAAACACCTGGAGTACAGAATATAGGTAACCTATGGACTGTTAAAGAAGGAATTACTGGTGTCATCTGGAATGATTTTAAATCATTGTGGGGATGGTCATCTATAATGCCTTCAGAATTTGGACATGATTTAGTATTTTCAATAATTTATTTATTTATGATAGCAATAGTAAATTTAGCAATTTTTATGATGATGGCAAATCTATTTAAAGCATTAATATCATTCCAATGA
- a CDS encoding type IV secretion system protein: MINQFIQVFATLLNDGLSNLAVIVLVILSLMAGIDFVIAYIFEYSDNFSNIMKTFFNKIIRYGIFIVIAKSYPLIIDEITKLMFNIGYLFFPDGKVQSGTVGFPDFDGIYKTLLGGVLKLEQERNSLGYTEIGKQLVYLILMILAILCIFLIIKEIIVSYVEFRLVSAIGVILLPFNVLEFTKSTGGKLWNALFNAGARIMIAVSLTGICLKLLETNIYSGSDGGELSIGNGIAWIFMMGLCAYLISCSKELSSMLVNGTGSSNTSAFGTALGMAVNTATGAVGGAVVGASAMKGAINQGKSAAAGGKGIGGVLKAMRKGAKDGASVARNTRMAKIGKKVSGGLKNTVSYGTGQKSLSNLAGDIWRGTGGLAGEQLMHDGDKVQRDKENMNIDRLENDKVENYLGFERFREAIDRTKAEMKDDSKESLADLPKSKAERYTKAIKSFMKNYRSSDVKEAALSRATNKMKTNYNVKKTREGYEMARKNSKISGKKEFEYGGETRKVSDRWNDNIGKQILDNIKNRDGNRDGNTYKKDE; the protein is encoded by the coding sequence ATGATAAATCAGTTTATACAAGTTTTTGCGACTTTGTTAAATGATGGTTTAAGTAATTTAGCAGTAATTGTTCTAGTAATATTAAGTCTTATGGCTGGTATAGATTTTGTAATAGCATATATTTTTGAATATTCTGATAATTTTTCAAATATTATGAAAACCTTTTTCAATAAAATTATTAGATACGGAATATTTATAGTTATTGCTAAATCTTATCCACTAATTATTGATGAGATAACTAAACTAATGTTCAATATAGGATATTTATTTTTCCCAGATGGTAAAGTACAAAGTGGAACAGTAGGATTCCCTGATTTTGATGGAATTTATAAAACTTTATTAGGTGGCGTATTAAAACTTGAACAAGAAAGAAATTCTCTTGGTTATACAGAAATTGGTAAGCAATTAGTTTATTTAATATTGATGATTTTAGCAATATTATGTATTTTCCTTATAATCAAAGAAATTATAGTATCATATGTTGAATTTAGATTAGTTTCAGCAATAGGAGTGATATTACTACCATTTAATGTATTAGAATTTACTAAATCTACAGGTGGTAAGTTATGGAATGCTTTATTTAATGCTGGTGCAAGAATAATGATAGCAGTATCCTTAACAGGTATATGTTTAAAATTATTAGAAACAAATATATATAGTGGTAGTGATGGGGGAGAATTATCAATAGGAAATGGTATTGCTTGGATATTTATGATGGGATTATGTGCATATTTAATAAGTTGCTCAAAGGAATTATCATCAATGCTTGTAAATGGTACAGGATCAAGTAATACAAGTGCATTTGGTACAGCATTAGGAATGGCAGTAAATACAGCAACTGGTGCTGTAGGTGGTGCTGTTGTTGGAGCTAGTGCTATGAAAGGGGCTATAAATCAAGGTAAAAGTGCTGCTGCTGGTGGTAAAGGTATAGGTGGAGTACTTAAAGCTATGAGAAAAGGTGCTAAGGATGGTGCTAGTGTAGCAAGAAATACTAGAATGGCTAAAATTGGTAAAAAAGTATCAGGTGGACTTAAAAATACGGTTTCTTATGGAACAGGACAAAAAAGTTTATCTAATTTAGCAGGTGATATTTGGAGAGGAACTGGTGGTCTTGCGGGAGAACAATTAATGCATGATGGAGATAAAGTTCAAAGAGATAAAGAAAATATGAATATTGATAGATTAGAAAATGATAAGGTTGAAAACTATCTGGGATTTGAAAGATTTAGAGAAGCTATAGATAGAACTAAAGCTGAAATGAAAGATGATAGTAAAGAATCTCTTGCAGATCTTCCTAAATCTAAAGCAGAAAGATATACTAAAGCAATTAAATCATTTATGAAGAATTATAGATCTAGTGATGTGAAAGAAGCTGCATTAAGTAGGGCTACTAATAAGATGAAGACTAACTATAATGTTAAAAAAACAAGAGAAGGTTATGAAATGGCACGTAAGAATTCTAAAATAAGTGGTAAAAAAGAATTTGAATATGGGGGAGAAACTAGAAAAGTTAGTGATAGATGGAATGATAATATTGGAAAACAAATACTAGATAATATTAAAAATAGAGATGGGAATAGAGATGGAAATACTTATAAAAAAGATGAATAA